The DNA segment TTAGGATTTTTTCACTCTTACTTGAATTATGTTGAGCTGTTTGGTCTATTGGTTCAGTACCCCAAGCCTAGTGCAGTATTGTCATCCCTTGCTTTACAACACAGTCATTATATCCCTAAACCACATTGTGATACACAGTGCCTTCTGTTTACGACTCCCGAAACTCCCACTCCATATATCACCTGCCATAAAACCCATCAAACTGCTGCTACTAAAATGGTGCACAGTGGTCTAAGCAGGAGTCAGGCAAATTGTGTGATACCCTACTGTGGTTAATGAGAGTGAAAATGTGGTTAGGATTTTATTCAGGCGATGTTCATTTGCAGGGCCATTGTAGTGAGATGGCAAAGAAAGATTCTTTTGTTAACTTGAATGacaatatattttctattgtatGGAGTGGCTTGATGCAGAGTTTGCCAAGTTATTTGTCAATTGTAAATAAGTCAAACTGTGACCTTGAACGACTAGCTTTTTTTTGGCTTGGGGTTCCTGAAAACTAATTAATATACTGAAATTGGTATATGGCGTATCAGAAACCTGTTGCCAGATTTTAAAGTACAGTAGTGAAATTCAACtcaataaagacaaaaacaaaagttaaaatagaatgTCCCTTTTTTGTAGAATAGATAAAATTTATTGTGTCTTTTACCCTgggggactcttttttttttttttttaaagaagattgaTAAAAGAGAGGGCATTGTACCTTTCAAATTTTTTGCATTCTTCTGAAACCTGCACATATGCAGAAAATTCTTAGTAATTCCTGTAACCATCACGGAGTCCCTGAAAAGATATGTGAGGatcttctctaaaaaataattagagCAACTAAACAGCTTTGTTCTGTAAATAATCTTAATTAAATGGAattctcacccctccccccaccctcccttatCTCCAACTCTAGAGCCAAGACATTTTGATCCTAGTAAAGGGATTTCTTAAAGGTTCAACCAATGCAGGTATTTTACTCCAGGAACAAGAATGTAACTTCTCTCCTGTTAATACACAAGCCACCTTATTATTGTCTCACACAcagctttttgttttcctctgaacAATTAATTGTGTAGCATGGAAGACAAATACTGCTGATAGTAGAAAACTTTCTTCCACAAGCCTTGGTCCATTatgaaaactttaaagaaaaaattagcaCAGTGTATATACAGCATGTCCAATCTTATTAACTCATTAATTCATCACTGAGATATGAGTGTCCCCAGAGACCACCCTGGGCAATGTCATGGAATCAGAGCTTGTCCCtggcatatttttcttctttatttgatCTTCTCcaccactgcccccctccccccatgattGGGGTCCTGCTGTCCCTACAATAGCGTTGTTATCACTGCCAAAGCTGTTGTGGACATCCCACCAAACCCCAACTTCTCCACTAAGTGCTTCCTACATGTCATTCACTGACACACACAACAATGCTATGAGGTGGGTTCTAGTGTATTTTCTGCTTTACAGATAAAACAAATATGAGGTCcatggagattaaacaatttTCCGAAGGTCAAGTGAATAGGAACAAGTAGGACCTATCGTGGCCTCCTTTCTTTTAgaccttttccttcttcctcctgatCACCTTCTCCTGGGGTTCTCTCCATCCGCAGTCCTTTTACCCCCACCATTTCTTTAAAGTCTTGTTCTCTTCTGGGGAAAACAAGTGAGCAGGGGATGAGCTATATAACTTCTCCTAACTCCCATGTAAGTGCTGCCTAATCTCAGTGCAGGGCTCTTGTTTCCTGGAGGTCCTTAAAATGATGCTTTTCCTGGGTATGTTACATGCTGGAGCCTCAGCAGAGAAGCCCTTGGGAAGGAGGCACTAAGCCTGCTTCATAAGTATTGGGGGCTGGCCCTCTCTGCAATGAACGGATTTCCTTAGAGATTCATACCTCTCTGTTCCTATCTTGGCAGCACTAACCATGGAAGAAAGTAGAGTTACTATTACCAGGAAGGACTAAATAGGGGTAAAAGAAGTATCCCACCCACAGAGGTTTTGTGGGTGATACTAATACATTCTGTGTACGTTCATGAGGCTTTGTTCATCAACCCAAGTATTACACCATCATAATGCTGAGACAAATCATTCAGGTGGAAACAAAAGGAGAGCAAAGAAGAATACTATTCTCCATAGAATGGCCACAGGCTGTGGGGCAGAGTTTTCAGATTGGGCCCCTCTGTGATCTGTTTGACTTCTTTGGGGGAAGTCTGATTTCAATTGAgtcatattgttttaaaaaaattccaacccCAAACAGCACCACAAAGAGgaaattaaactataaaaagtGCATTAGGGTAAGGGTAGGGCTCTAAGTTACTGTCCCAGAAACAAGTCAAAATCAAGGTTAAGAACAGAACCTGTAAGTTGCTCTAGTTAGACATTACAGATACCACTGGTATTTACAATTGCTTGATATAAAGCAGTCTATCTTGCAGTGGATGCTGACATCATAAGCATAGCACTTAGGACTTGGGGGTCTCCAAGTACTTTTATAAGCATCCCTTTACTTATTCAGTTCTTATGGAAAATCAGATAAATAGAAAGTACCATTATCTAAGCCACATAGATAGACGAGCTCCAGTTGGAAGTGCATTCTCAACATGGGGCTTAAGCCACATGGATAGAAGAGCTCCAGTTGGAAGTGCATTCTCAATATGGGGGCTAGCAAGGTATTGTTGGTTCTCCAAAGGCTTGGCTACATTCTTTCCCTGACTCAGCATTCCTGCACTTTGTAATGCATATTTCTGGCATTAGAGATCTGCATTAAGATAAGTAGTTGGGGGCagtgggctggctcagtcagtagagcatgtgactcttgatcttggggttgtaggtctgaaccccatgttgggtgtagagattgcttgaaaataaaatcttaaaaaaaaaaaaaaaaagccattgggGAAAGATAGCTATTTATATTCTAGCTAGCCTAGCTAGCTTATCCTCTCTCCCATGCCTACTGTCCAAAGTTATTTTGAAGATCaagcaagaataaataaataaataaataatgtggtCAAACCTATGAAAATCTAGAGCCTGAAACAATTGTATTATCATTAtataggagaaaaagaagaaaaacaaaggaaaggtaTAATTAAAAAAGTTAAGGTGAGGATGGGCCACAGTGTTTTGCAGGCATGTAAAGGTAATATCAAATTTAATTCAGGTGTAGTTGTACCCTTCCTAATTATTTCTTACACCTGGATGTGGCCCATGGGAAAATTCTCTCAGAGGCCATGCATTTAGGGTCTTGTATATTTTTAGGTTTCCTTATTAAGTAGAAACCAGAAGCCTTTTTATGTCTCCATGGGGACACCTCCAGAGCTTGTATCAGCAAAAAAGAAACCATAATGTGAGGTGTTGGGGTTAGGACAGAAAATCTGAAGGGGCTCAACCCCAGAGAAATGGGACACCAGTCCACTGGCTGGCCTTGTGGGCTGTACAACTCGATGGTCTTCTTTTGGACACAGGATGGTTGTTGTGTTTAAAAGGAGCTTTGCCTTTTAAGGAGGAAGGAGTTTAgaagggtgtgtatgtgtgtgtatgtgtgtgttgtgtttatATACAGGCTCTTAATCAAAATGTTTTGGGTCTCTTCACTAGCAATGGGTGAGAAGtatcagagaaggaagagaagaaaaaaaaaaccagctaacAGATACTAATTGAACACCTGGTGACATAGAGTATTGTGCAATATGTTATCTGtgataatcctttttttaaaagaggttgGACATGGCCATATTTTTTACTCTCAACTACTTATTGTTTGCAGGTTCACCAcatcattctttctgatggttaATCCACTGCAACCTGCCTAGTTTCAAGCTGGGTTCTCTGGGGTTCAAAAGAAATCAGAGTCATACTCACTGGCCTGGAGAAAGTTATGGACTGGTCAAGGAGAGTATACTGATAAACAGAGAgtgcctaggggtgcctgggtggctcagttggttaagcatctgcctttggctcaggtcatgatcccagctcctgggatgagcctggcattgggctgtgtgctcagtggggagcctgcttctccctctccctctgcctgcctgtctgcctgcttgtgatctctctctctctctctctgtcaaataaataaataaaatctttaaaaaaaaaaagtgcctgaaGTGAGAGTATTTGCAGTTAAGTGATGCATCAAGTGCCAAAGGCAGCCCATGCTTTGAGGGATTCAGAAAAAGGGTAATTTCAATACTGGAGAACTAGGTATTGGAGTTGCAGATTGGGAGTAGTGAGATCCCCTGGGAGTGCTGGGACCAGAAGTGGCAGAGAGATGTGGGTAGAATTTGGAGACTTACCTCTACAAACTCTTTGGCTCTGTGAGCCTGGGACCAGCAGAGGGAGCACAAGGTAATAAACAGCTTTGGTTTGAGAACTTACTGCACTCTTTGGAGCTCAAGGAAAACAAGGCCACAAGAGCAAGATGGGATTATTCACCGTTACCTTCTTTCCCCTAGTATGTACTTGCCGCCTTTTAAAAGGCTACCGTGTTTTGATCCTTCACTCACTTACAAATCTTGTTCTATGGTAAATGCAGAAACAGACCCCAAACCAACCAAAAGAGCccacaagcaaacaaagaaaatctagacaaagagaaaacaatgacAGTAGttcttaattgttctttaaaCCAACTTCAATTTTTTAGCCTCCCAATTCTTTGAATAATCGGGTAATATGAAGAACTCACAGAATAGTGTAGCTCACAGACCTGtcactttaatattttctctgCCTTGGGGAAATGGGCTATTTAACAAAATTCAGCAAATCAATGACCATTGGAAAGGAGATTTGTGTGTAACTAATGCAATCTTTCTAAGGCTTCAGTGGTGAAACATGCATTAAAAAAGACTGCAGACTCATGTTTATTCTCAGCGGAACTACTTTAAGTTTCTACAAACTTGGCCAAATAGGGCCATAGATATGTTAGAGTGAGCCTCCAGCTTTACTGAGCTGGCTCTGCTTGGCTCTCCATGGCCCATTTCATGGGTCTTCCAACAGTTTAGCAAAGAACAACACAACTCCACCTGCCTTGGGGCCTTTACACCTGCCATTTCCACTGGAAGCCCCACTCTCGATCTCCTCTTCAGCCTTTCTTTGGCCAAGTTAATTGCAACCCAGTATTGAGATCTCAACTCAGGCATCACTTCTTACGGAAGTCATCCATGACCTACAGACGAGGTCTGTCCGCCATGCATTCTCAGGGCACGTTGCACTTTTTATTCATAGTGCTTAACAAAGGGTGCAGTTGCATATGTATTTTTGTGACTGTTCCACTCATTGTTCTTTACCTTACTAGACCGAAGCTCCAAGGCACAGGGACTCTGTCCTTTTTATATACCATTGTCTCCTCAGGTTGAAGTATAGTGCCTAGTACTTATAAAGGCTCAATAACTACTCGTTTATTGGATGAAAAAAACACGTAATAACTATCAACTGCTAATAGCAGGTGTCACATTCTGCTAAGGGAGTGCTCTGGGAGTAGACAGAAGAACTGAGACTTAGGGGAGGACAGTAAGGTGAGGAGAGCCTTGATAAAtactagtttttttgttttttttttttaaagatttgtttatttatttatttgagagagagagaatgagagagagagcacatgagaggggttagggtcagagggagaagcagactccctgccgagcagggagcctgatgcggtactcaatccagggactccaggatcatgacctgagccgaaggcagtcgcccaaccaactgagccacccaggcgcccaaatactAGTTTTTGAAGGAGGGAGTTGGAATGGGGAGCAGAATGGGAAGGTATTAGGAGAGAGGCTGGACAGGGAACCATGCATAGTGCTGGCTAAGGGATATATGGGGACATATGACAGAATATGTGGAGATAACTGCCCTGTGCCAACTCTGGGTTGAAGCACCAGTCACAGTTCAATGTACTGTGACCTGAAGAATGTTACTGATAGTGCTGGTTATTCTTTATTTGCTTCCCACCCCTGAGTTCATtctattctttatattctttctgtGTCCAGGAGGCTGACCTGAACTCCTGGTTGGATTTGGCCAATGGAAGGCACTGGCATGGactggtgggagagagggaggaaggaaagagtagGTGGGTATGCCCACTCCCTCACTTCCCTGAGTGCACATCTCTGGCGGCAGCTGGGGCACCTCTCCCTTGGCTGAGCTCTCACTGGTCTCAGGAAACCATTTCCTACACTCCTCCCTTCCTTAGGGCCTCCTGCTAACTTGAGTCTCTTCTTGCTGCTTTGCTCGTTCCTTGTTCCTTGCTTGTTTCCTTAACTCTGCTTACTCCTCTGTTAGTAGCCCCTTGTTAAAGTCTCATTTCAATCATCTGCAGACAACTCTGTTTCCTATTGGGATCCTGACTGATGCACTTACTTTCTGCAGGTGATGACCATTTGTCTAGATTCACATTAGAAATCACCTCTTTATTTTTGAGCAGCACATTGGCTGTTAGTTTCTTGGCTCTAGTCAGTGGATGGAAAGgcctctctttctgctgcttctacTGTGCATGCAACGGCTATACGGTTAACGACCTGATCCCAAACCTAAAATCTCTGAAGAAATGTGACTTAGAAAACCCCAAGCTGGCAGGGGCATGGAGAATAGAACCATTAGCAGGTAAGAGTGCTTATTAGACATCCAGTCTGCAAAATTCAGGTCACCACATTTTTTTGAACTGGGTTATTTCACTAgctgcctcagttttctaatttattttgccAGTGCAGACCCTGGGTTTGCACCCCTTCTTCTCCCCTTGCCccaaataaaaagtacagcaaaGAAGAATGGGAAGATGATAGGTACAAGAGATTTCTCTCCTGGTTCCAGTCCTATTTTGATATTATCGGCTAGTTAGATTTTTCTCCCTAGACATATTGAACATGTACCCCCAGATCTATAAAATGTCCAATTAAGAAACCAAATGAAAGTGTTCAGGAACCAACTCAGTTATACTGGTACATAATGTAAGGCTttcaaaaatagaagagaataatttaaatatgtttttaaacttaTGGCGTAATATTTCTTCTGACACTCCCCACACTCAACTCCCTGCCAGATACCCAGAGCAAGAAAATACTAAGAGTGAATTTTCTAAATTAGGAATTGAGAAATGACCCATTTACAGAAAATCAAATGGCAGTCTCTTGCACGTTCTGCAAGTAcctgaagaaaatatatagacGACTCATTTTAGAATCTGCCACAGAAAGGGCCAACCCTTGATCTGTAGAATCCTTTTCACTAAGGAAACTTTTCGTCGTAGGATGGAATGTTGGAATAGAAGACACCAGGGCCTGGATCCTGTCTTCACTTGAGCTGAATGGGACTGGGCTGGAATGCC comes from the Zalophus californianus isolate mZalCal1 chromosome 8, mZalCal1.pri.v2, whole genome shotgun sequence genome and includes:
- the LOC113937904 gene encoding uncharacterized protein LOC113937904 isoform X2; translated protein: MEGTGMDWWERGRKERVGDDHLSRFTLEITSLFLSSTLAVSFLALVSGWKGLSFCCFYCACNGYTVNDLIPNLKSLKKCDLENPKLAGAWRIEPLAGWNVGIEDTRAWILSSLELNGTGLECHSELCDREEWKYHVGDLRAHHTSQVKWDSRALQEGQPRFFDSTLNKEAPGKRRHVCSDFQHH
- the LOC113937904 gene encoding uncharacterized protein LOC113937904 isoform X1: MEGTGMDWWERGRKERVGDDHLSRFTLEITSLFLSSTLAVSFLALVSGWKGLSFCCFYCACNGYTVNDLIPNLKSLKKCDLENPKLAGAWRIEPLAGWNVGIEDTRAWILSSLELNGTGLECHSELCDREEWKYHVGDLRAHHTSQVKWDSRALQEGQPRFFDSTLNKEAPGKRSRCSLQVSLSPLRPVQIMPSIMGEGMKTNIWGPRHTVPKGLVKPCSNEGALE